The Euphorbia lathyris chromosome 2, ddEupLath1.1, whole genome shotgun sequence genome includes a window with the following:
- the LOC136217583 gene encoding protein DETOXIFICATION 16-like codes for MDGEEERESLNSELLIVDKITKEEAVEEVKKQLWLAGPLVAVSLLQYCLQMISVMFVGHLGQLSLSGASMATSFATVTGFSLLLGMASALDTYCGQSYGAKQYWMMGIHMQRAMFVLVIVSIPVSIIWANTESILIACGQDISISVEAGIYARFMIPSLFAYALLQCLNKFLQTQNIVFPMMIFSGITALIHVLVCWILVFKSGLGSRGAALANDISYWVNVILLGMYVKFSPSCSQTWKGFSLQALQHTFGFLRLAIPSALMVCMEMWAFELMVLLSGLLPNPQLETSVLSISLNTAATAWMIPYGLSGAVSTRVSNELGAGNSKKARLAVYVVVMMGVAEGIIVGGILISIRKVWGYAYSNELQVIKYVSVMLPFVATSNFLDGLQCVLSGNARGCGWQKIGAIINLGSYYLVGLPCSILFAFTLHIGGKGLWLGITCALTTQVLCLLIFTIRTDWDQQAKKATERVYNEEMVS; via the exons ATGGatggagaagaagaaagagaatcTCTGAATTCAGAATTATTAATTGTTGACAAGATAACAAAGGAAGAAGCAGTAGAGGAAGTAAAGAAACAGTTATGGCTAGCAGGACCATTAGTAGCAGTCAGTTTATTACAGTACTGTTTACAGATGATATCAGTGATGTTCGTCGGTCATCTTGGTCAATTAAGCCTTTCCGGTGCTTCCATGGCTACTTCTTTTGCTACCGTCACTGGTTTCAGCTTGCTG TTGGGAATGGCAAGTGCCCTAGATACATACTGTGGGCAATCATATGGGGCAAAGCAGTATTGGATGATGGGGATACATATGCAGAGAGCAATGTTTGTATTGGTAATAGTTAGTATTCCTGTTTCAATCATATGGGCTAATACAGAATCTATTCTAATTGCTTGTGGGCAAGACATTTCAATTTCTGTGGAAGCTGGGATTTATGCTCGTTTTATGATTCCAAGTCTTTTTGCTTATGCACTTCTTCAATGCCTGAACAAATTCCTCCAGACACAGAACATTGTGTTTCCAATGATGATATTTTCAGGAATAACTGCTTTGATTCATGTGTTAGTATGCTGGATACTGGTGTTTAAAAGTGGGTTAGGAAGTAGAGGAGCAGCTTTGGCAAATGATATATCTTattgggtaaatgttattttgttgGGAATGTATGTCAAGTTTTCCCCTTCCTGTTCACAAACATGGAAAGGCTTCTCACTCCAGGCTTTACAACATACCTTTGGTTTCTTGAGGCTTGCTATTCCTTCTGCTCTTATGGTTTG CATGGAAATGTGGGCATTTGAATTAATGGTTCTTTTATCTGGTCTTCTTCCTAATCCACAGCTGGAAACATCCGTCCTTTCTATTAG CCTAAATACAGCAGCAACAGCTTGGATGATCCCGTACGGACTGAGCGGTGCTGTAAG CACAAGGGTGTCAAATGAACTAGGAGCAGGAAATTCAAAGAAGGCAAGATTAGCAGTATATGTGGTGGTAATGATGGGAGTAGCAGAAGGGATAATAGTAGGAGGAATACTGATATCAATAAGGAAAGTATGGGGTTATGCTTATTCTAATGAATTACAAGTGATCAAATATGTATCAGTTATGTTGCCTTTTGTTGCTACTTCCAACTTCTTAGATGGGCTCCAATGTGTTCTTTCAG GGAATGCTAGAGGATGTGGATGGCAGAAGATAGGTGCTATTATAAATCTGGGATCTTATTATCTAGTTGGACTTCCATGTTCAATCTTATTTGCTTTTACACTCCACATTGGAGGAAAG GGGCTGTGGCTTGGGATTACATGTGCACTTACCACGCAAGTCTTATGTCTTCTAATCTTTACGATTCGCACTGACTGGGATCAACAG GCAAAGAAGGCAACTGAGAGAGTCTACAATGAAGAAATGGTTTCATGA
- the LOC136217584 gene encoding protein ENHANCED DISEASE RESISTANCE 4 yields the protein MADSTKVRLVRCPKCENLLPELENYSVYQCGGCGAVLRAKTRNRETDALLDEPQIARDTAELHNSLERGVVELSDTSDADIKSNTGSLSCDEKNPEKNEFEDDDGSRNQAKANGKWVVENDLDMDMNIDILDNAVGREIGNLNSETRHTSKSWRSGQMSGWECGEKAEAEGFQSATKTKVEGVRFSTSNYPDEGPSSYNVDSNYSYGEPLRNHGKSEQHLEKDRVELLRKLDELKEQLSRSCDVAEKSKEKAPLNGRRAPLDPYSGADTWFPGASTMPDRASMQFFGPDKHAARPPYSHHYPDPFPYTNGHEMAMHNLHPAVHNSNHIPGFGDPFGVKRGPHQLSGQYHQPPRQYYSRHYFDANSDPYNSYASNVPFHQPSCSCFHCYERHHRVPAPVPATNLSNKRRADVSTNPMLYQHENPGEFGPYVHNSRAHVPPFDGPLSYARWPSDLNSDMGRFAHSRPRKVVLASGGRCCLPVAGGAPFMTCSNCFELLQVPKKVLLKGKNHKKVRCGSCSAIINFSIVNKKLVFSVNTVATQIPAVVDDSSTELIKESTSYPHAFMSRMNANFSSDDYDTSGYDFQTVDADPIALSAGQVLNSLKHQEMNSFHTSSPSTTDDENSPDALIAPRNVVNSVQQPVKDSLSPPPAGSPLQHHFEYSSTDRDNSVNRFGKGNQSARSEQEKVIGTKATIRQNSMKEASLATEIEVPFHEYSNTGVSQESSDANREDSQLKINKGGESFFANIIKKSFKDFSRSNQTDERGRSNVSINGHLIPDRLVKKAEKIAGPVHPGQYWYDVRAGFWGVVGGPCLGIIPPCIEEFNYAMPEKCAGGNTGVYVNGRELHQKDLDLLAGRGLPIDRDRSYILEITGRVVDEDTGEELDSLGRLAPTVEKVKHGFGMKVPKAAVGSK from the exons ATGGCGGATTCCACGAAAGTGAGACTGGTGAGATGCCCCAAATGTGAAAACCTTCTGCCGGAGCTCGAGAATTACTCTGTTTACCAGTGCGGAGGTTGTGGCGCTGTTCTCCGAG CTAAAACTAGAAATCGGGAGACAGATGCTTTGTTGGATGAACCTCAAATTGCTAGAGATACTGCTGAATTGCACAATTCTTTGGAGAGGGGAGTTGTGGAATTGAGTGATACTTCTGATGCTGATATTAAGTCGAACACGGGCTCTTTGAGTTGTGATGAAAAGAATCCTGAGAAGAATGAGTTTGAAGATGATGATGGAAGTAGGAATCAAGCTAAAGCTAATGGTAAATGGGTTGTTGAAAATGATCTTGATATGGACATGAACATAGATATTTTGGATAATGCTGTGGGAAGAGAAATTGGCAACTTGAATTCTGAAACTAGACATACAAGCAAATCTTGGAGATCTGGACAGATGTCAGGGTGGGAATGTGGAGAGAAAGCTGAAGCGGAGGGGTTTCAAAGTGCGACGAAAACCAAGGTTGAAGGTGTGAGATTTTCGACTTCAAACTACCCAGATGAGGGACCGTCTAGTTACAATGTGGATTCTAATTATAGTTATGGTGAGCCGTTGAGGAATCATGGTAAATCTGAACAACACCTTGAAAAGGATCGAGTGGAGCTTCTCAGGAAACTGGATGAGTTAAAGGAACAATTAAGCAGGTCATGTGATGTAGCTGAGAAATCCAAGGAGAAAGCTCCTCTCAATGGAAGGAGGGCTCCTCTAGATCCTTACTCTGGAGCAGATACTTGGTTTCCAGGTGCCTCAACTATGCCCGATCGGGCTTCTATGCAATTTTTCGGTCCTGATAAACATGCTGCCAGACCTCCTTATTCGCATCACTACCCTGATCCGTTTCCTTACACCAACGGACACGAAATGGCTATGCACAATCTTCATCCTGCAGTGCACAATTCAAACCATATTCCTGGATTTGGGGATCCATTTGGAGTCAAAAGAGGTCCGCATCAATTATCTGGTCAATACCACCAACCACCCCGGCAATATTACTCTAGACATTACTTTGATGCTAATTCTGATCCATACAATTCATACGCATCAAATGTGCCTTTTCACCAGCCTTCTTGTTCTTGTTTCCATTGCTATGAGAGGCATCACAGAGTTCCCGCACCAGTTCCAGCCACGAATCTCAGCAATAAAAGGCGTGCTGATGTTTCAACCAATCCCATGTTGTATCAACATGAAAATCCTGGTGAATTTGGCCCATATGTTCACAACTCAAGGGCTCATGTTCCTCCATTTGATGGTCCTCTGTCGTATGCTAGATGGCCAAGTGATCTTAACTCTGATATGGGTCGTTTTGCACACTCTCGTCCTCGGAAAGTGGTCTTAGCCAGTGGTGGTCGATGCTGCCTTCCGGTAGCTGGCGGTGCTCCATTTATGACTTGTTCTAATTGCTTTGAACTGCTGCAAGTTCCTAAAAAAGTGCTGCTTAAGGGGAAGAACCACAAAAAAGTTCGATGTGGTTCCTGTTCTGCAATAATCAATTTTAGTATTGTAAACAAGAAACTTGTTTTCTCTGTGAATACAGTAGCAACTCAAATTCCTGCAGTTGTTGATGATAGCTCTACCGAGCTGATTAAAGAGAGCACTTCATATCCACATGCCTTTATGAGCCGGATGAATGCGAACTTCTCATCTGATGATTATGATACCTCTGGTTATGACTTCCAAACAGTCGACGCCGATCCAATTGCATTATCTGCAGGCCAAGTTTTGAACTCGTTGAAGCATCAAGAGATGAACAGCTTCCACACTTCATCTCCAAGTACCACTGATGATGAAAATAGTCCAGATGCTCTTATTGCGCCAAGAAATGTCGTCAACTCCGTTCAACAGCCAGTTAAAGATAGTCTATCGCCACCACCTGCTGGTTCACCTCTTCAGCATCATTTTGAGTATTCTTCTACTGATCGTGACAATTCTGTGAATAGATTTGGAAAGGGAAACCAAAGTGCTCGCTCGGAGCAAGAAAAAGTGATAGGAACCAAAGCTACCATAAGGCAAAATTCCATGAAAGAGGCATCACTGGCTACTGAGATAGAGGTACCATTCCATGAATACTCTAATACTGGGGTGTCGCAGGAATCTAGTGATGCAAATAGAGAAGATAGTCAATTGAAAATCAACAAAGGGGGTGAATCATTTTTTGCAAATATTATCAAGAAGAGCTTTAAGGATTTTTCCAGATCAAATCAAACAGATGAGCGTGGTAGAAGTAATGTCTCTATAAACGGCCATCTCATACCAGATCGTCTAGTTAAGAAGGCTGAGAAGATTGCTGGACCAGTCCATCCTGGACAATATTG GTATGATGTCCGAGCTGGGTTTTGGGGTGTCGTCGGAGGGCCTTGTCTTGGCATAATTCCT CCATGTATCGAAGAATTCAATTACGCAATGCCAGAAAAGTGTGCTGGAGGAAACACAGGTGTTTATGTAAATGGGAGAGAACTTCATCAAAAGGATTTGGATTTGCTAGCTGGTAGAGGACTTCCAATTGATAGAGACAGATCTTACATACTTGAAATCACTGGAAGAGTGGTAGATGAGGACACTGGTGAAGAGCTAGACAGCCTCGGAAGACTCGCTCCGAC AGTTGAGAAGGTAAAGCATGGATTTGGAATGAAAGTTCCAAAAGCAGCAGTGGGTTCCAAGTGA